One Ptychodera flava strain L36383 unplaced genomic scaffold, AS_Pfla_20210202 Scaffold_96__1_contigs__length_367262_pilon, whole genome shotgun sequence genomic window carries:
- the LOC139129165 gene encoding uncharacterized protein, which yields MALMEEILKEKVLVNTAVDKRLTNKYSDICLSLEIPFTLVKVYVELKTKNKELSYLSLLNSSLPSFVQVKADCKRIEKKLKKLCYDIPALFRRSRGGTETKKLNERVFRLAVYRYEVVDVAHVLKEITELRAENEHLEKRCSDLYSDLLKAKTEREKVEFQFESLKSQNQNLFNTIKFIEEKDLHNANKCSLICNPRKKDVGQRQRNRQIKQLKSNVDKALWFAKSFGLQLDSVKLHEQYGQTVKLDYTETNGNGGTYDKLSEQEKEKIRSILYIMDRFCIGDASYHEFTYISDDLPKSYLIKQCRQKMNECYFIERTPGWEEGVQLSFKAELESQIAFHNLATKSKQPIRVKISGDGAKMSRITNFLIISFSFLDSENNVDGEIFPIAIIKASESYEVFRRCLRDLICEINEVIENGSILVGGNSVAVYLFLGADYKFLLLIMGFAGATSNHSCIWCKIEKDQRWDTTKPLDFYSSSNMIRSLDDIVKNARVKQYGCLHPPLLKIPLNKIVVDELHLMLRITDVLTNNIIQYMIDLDKKKTFMGCGKKEHLSKLCDVIRSFGISFNVWEKKNADGTGSGTYDSTSLMGNDKKKLLNLLPDKFIEIIPDEGLARHLSSLWREFKYLYDILSEMSPKENDIHNFFMKSKQWLEHFLFFTDKLPGFAKRNVTPYMHILMYHVPNQLKMYKSIKKFTGQHVEKENDLVRSVHILKSNKHDSCYEALAATKRMHDLRRCNRVKRQYILTQERRVRPRKTVGKDIRDDSKKELETLKELEMLSVSELKRKLKQNGVSTRLRKPEKLIQMLLDLSC from the coding sequence ATGGCCCTAATGGAAGAAATTCTGAAAGAGAAAGTTTTAGTAAATACAGCAGTTGATAAGAGATTGACAAACAAATACTCTGATATCTGTCTCTCATTAGAGATACCTTTCACTCTAGTAAAAGTGTATGTTGAGCTGAAAACCAAGAACAAAGAGCTGTCATATCTTAGTCTGTTAAATTCTTCGTTACCAAGTTTTGTTCAAGTCAAAGCTGACTGCAAAAGAATagaaaagaaactgaaaaaattatgttATGACATTCCGGCTTTGTTCAGGAGGAGTAGAGGTGGTACTGAAACTAAAAAACTCAATGAAAGAGTTTTTAGACTTGCAGTCTACAGATATGAGGTTGTTGATGTCGCtcatgttttgaaagaaatcacagaACTGAGGGCAGAAAATGAACATTTGGAAAAAAGATGTTCAGATCTTTATTCAGACTTGTTGAAAGCAAAAACAGAACGAGAAAAGGTAGAGTTCCagtttgaaagtttaaaatctCAAAACCAGAATTTGTTTAACACTATTAAATTTATTGAGGAAAAAGATCTTCACAACGCTAACAAATGTTCACTTATTTGCAATCCCAGAAAAAAAGATGTTGGTCAGCGTCAGAGGaacagacaaattaaacaatTGAAATCCAATGTGGACAAGGCCTTGTGGTTTGCAAAGTCTTTTGGCCTTCAGCTTGATTCTGTGAAACTTCATGAACAATATGGACAGACAGTTAAACTTGATTACACAGAAACAAATGGTAATGGTGGCACTTATGATAAATTATCTGAGcaagaaaaagagaaaattagaaGTATTCTGTACATTATGGATAGGTTTTGCATAGGTGATGCATCTTATCATGAGTTCACCTACATATCTGATGACCTACCTAAAAGTTACCTCATCAAACAGTGTCGACAAAAAATGAACGAgtgttattttattgaaagaacACCTGGCTGGGAAGAGGGTGTCCAATTGAGTTTCAAAGCAGAACTTGAATCGCAAATTGCTTTCCATAATCTTGCTACAAAATCTAAGCAACCCATTAGAGTCAAAATTTCTGGTGATGGTGCTAAAATGTCGAGGATCACTAATTTtctcattatttcattttcatttcttgaCTCTGAAAACAATGttgatggtgaaatttttcCAATTGCCATTATAAAGGCTTCTGAGTCGTATGAAGTTTTCAGACGATGTTTGCGTGACttaatttgtgaaattaatGAAGTAATTGAAAATGGGAGTATTTTAGTAGGTGGCAATTCTGTGGCTGTTTACCTGTTCTTAGGTGCTGATTATAAATTTCTTCTCTTAATTATGGGTTTTGCTGGAGCCACATCAAATCATTCATGCATTTGGTGCAAGATAGAAAAAGATCAGCGTTGGGATACAACAAAACCCCTTGACTTCTATTCTTCATCTAATATGATAAGATCATTAGATGATATTGTGAAGAATGCTAGAGTAAAACAATATGGCTGTTTGCATCCTCCTCTGTTAAAAATACCACTGAACAAAATTGTTGTTGATGAGCTTCATTTGATGCTAAGAATTACTGATGTACTTACCAATAATATAATTCAATACATGATAGatcttgataaaaagaaaacatttatgGGATGTGGCAAAAAGGAACATCTTTCCAAGTTATGTGATGTGATAAGGtcttttggaatttcatttaaTGTTTGGGAGAAAAAAAATGCTGATGGAACTGGTTCTGGAACTTATGACAGTACAAGTTTGATGGGTAATGATAAAAAGAAACTACTTAATCTACTTCCtgacaaatttattgaaattataccAGATGAAGGCTTGGCAAGACATTTGTCTTCACTTTGGAGAGAATTCAAATACCTGTATGACATTCTGTCAGAAATGTCACCAAAAGAAAATGATATACACAACTTTTTCATGAAAAGTAAACAGTGGCTTGAACACTTCCTGTTTTTTACAGATAAGTTGCCAGGGTTTGCAAAGAGAAATGTTACACCTTATATGCATATACTTATGTATCACGTGCCAAACCAGTTGAAAATGTATAAAAGTATTAAAAAGTTTACTGGTCAACATGTAGAAAAAGAGAATGATCTTGTGCGCAGTGTCCACATATTAAAGTCAAACAAACATGATTCATGCTATGAGGCTTTGGCTGCAACAAAGAGAATGCATGATTTAAGGAGGTGTAATCGAGTCAAACGTCAGTATATTCTTACACAAGAAAGAAGGGTGAGACCTAGAAAGACAGTAGGTAAAGATATTAGAGATGACAGTAAAAAAGAATTGGAAACTTTGAAAGAATTGGAAATGCTCTCAGTGTCAGAATTGAAAAGGAAACTAAAACAAAATGGTGTCTCTACTAGACTAAGGAAACCAGAGAAACTTATTCAAATGTTACTTGATCTTTCCTGTTGA